The following coding sequences are from one Anguilla rostrata isolate EN2019 chromosome 16, ASM1855537v3, whole genome shotgun sequence window:
- the gins2 gene encoding DNA replication complex GINS protein PSF2 translates to MDPSEVEFLSEKETVTIIPNFSLDKIYLIGGDLGPFNPGLPVDVPVWLALNLKQRQKCRIVPPDWMDVVKLEQIRDQERKEETFAPIPSPYYMELTKLLLNHASDNIPKADEIRTLVKDIWDTRVAKLRLSADSFISLQEAHAKLDNLTLMEINTTRMFLLDSLNCMYKLRSNMQPGSGATRSQDY, encoded by the exons ATGGATCCGTCGGAGGTGGAATTTCTTTCGGAAAAGGAGACAGTGACGATTATACCGAACTTCAGTCTGGACAAAATTTACTTGATCGGG GGAGACCTTGGTCCTTTCAACCCTGGCTTGCCTGTTGACGTGCCGGTATGGCTGGCCCTCAATCTGAAGCAGAGACAGAAATGCAGAATCGTGCCCCCAGACTGGATGGATGTCG TAAAACTTGAGCAAATCAGAGAccaagagaggaaggaggagaccTTTGCCCCTATACCAAGTCCTTACTACATGGAGCTTACAAAATTACTGCTTAACCA TGCTTCTGACAACATCCCCAAAGCGGATGAGATCAGGACCCTCGTGAAGGACATATGGGACACCCGGGTTGCCAAACTGCGTCTGTCTGCGGACAGCTTCATCAGCCTGCAGGAAGCACACGCCAAG CTGGATAACCTAACCCTCATGGAGATCAACACTACCCGCATGTTCCTGTTGGACTCTCTGAACTGCATGTACAAACTGCGAAGCAACATGCAGCCGGGCTCAGGTGCCACCAGGTCCCAGGACTACTGA